acgaaaaaatttaatttaaatatatctattcaaaaatcagtcccgcgccgtggcgtcgcggtttaaggcatcctgcctaggactcacgttacggaatgcgcgctggttcgagtcctcgtgggagaagaaattttctcatgaaatttcggccagtgtatgggaccggtgcccacccagcatcgtgatgcacttggggagctacgataggtagcgaaatccggttgcgaatgccagctacatataacggctgggaggatcatcgtgctaaccacacgatacctccattatggttggatgatcgtccacctctgcttcggcatgtgggcgtgaggccagcagccgactggtcggtctaggcccttcacgggctgtagcgccacggattattattattattcaaaaatcAAAGGGAATGGCATTTCAAAGTTCCCAGCATGGACGAtaaaaaactgtaataaattcccaaataattttatttatttatttatttatttaactagctagctagtgagcataaattaaatgtataaaacaaaactaccgtaagagccaggctcgtgtacgttagaaagttcaggataacacagagggtttggaattgaacgggttacatcagctgcttgtctatgcggatgacgtgaatatgttaggaaaaaattcacaaactgatactcgggaggaaattaaacacagaataaatatgggaaatggccgTTATTATtgagttgagaagtttttgtcatctagtctgatgtcaaaaaattttaaagttagaatctataaaacagttatattaccggttgctctgtatggttgtgaaacttagactctcactttgagagaggaatagagaataagggtgtttgagaataaggttcttaggaaaatatttgtggctaagaagaCATACGTTTCTTTGGGGCAACGTCTGCTAATCAAACCATTGAAAACTCGTTTGCATTCTGAGTCTTGACATGCAAACACCTGATCAAAATACTGGGGTTTGTATACCTAAATAGATTTAACCCACTTCTTGGCGCAAGCAGCTGCGCATGAAGTATGGAAAAATTGAATTTCGTCCATTAATGTTGGGAAGACTAAACATGTTATATATGTTTAAAAACTAGAAGAATCGGGGTATAATAtgagaaaaaagaacaaaattttcatttttttaagaaaaattgccGTTCTAGGAGTCGATGCATACCCTAAGGGAAGtgaatactgtactccaaccacaagaaagtctccagggaatgaaacgaagcggggtgatgctgtgaatgaatgttgatgtcataagatgtcataaggtcacacacgtgggtactcgtatctctattggctatctttcaaagcacaaaccataacactgatatagaCATTTTATACTAggtaccctagttacaaaattatatcactgttaatctcctggtcttttaatccctccatacaggaaataacatatgcaggagagcgcatgatttttaaactgatgttataactctaatatcatttatctacttcgctccaatagatgacgcaatagtaagcacattcctttcacggtttatctagTGGTTGTAGAACAGTATGTTACTTTTAAGATTATGCACAATCTGTGTTGGAAACAGAAAGTCCAGGTTTATTTTGTAGCTTTGGAGCAGATTAATGATATTActcatgtacatctattattatgaTTCTAGAAACTGAAGTATAAACTGCATAATGTATGAAAAAATAGTGATTCATATACATGCATTGTTTCGCATGGTACATAATATTAAGATAAACGTAATGATAAGTACTCAAATCGTACTGATGTTGCTTAAATAGTAACCACATTTGCAATAGATAGTATgcttctaaattaatttactagcGGTGAGAACACTTCAGGTTTCTGGGATTCTCCATTATCTTGCTTCATTTTCCCACCGTCATGCGCTGTCATCGACAGAAGCGCTATAAGTATGCTGTAATTCAGAGACTTGAAATAGTCTTGAGAGCATCATCAGAGCAGCCCGTCAAGATGACAATTGATCTCTATTATTCACCTTCCGGCCCTCCTTCCAGGATGGTGCTACTCCTTGGCAAAGACCTTGGCTTGAATTTCAACTTGAAAAGAATCTCTGTTCGCGATAAAGAACATATGACGCCGGAGTTCCTCAAGGTAAGATAATAACATTATTACTCAACATCACGCAACGTGTAGGAATAGTATCCTCGGCAGAACTGGTTACAATGACGACAAAAAAATCCGTATTATAGCTGTACAATGCTGCAAGGTTTTTAAACGTAGAACTACTTGTGGGGCCGcacagtcagtgttgccaacacattaATTGTATCCCCATCAGTCTAACATCTAggaatccgtcagaatccgtcaaaatcaaataaaaataataaaacccaCTCagtatatctatatacaaataaaaagcaaattttaacacagttTACTTAATAAtcatgattaaaataaaaataaaatggtacgGCACGGGGAGGGCtgttaaaagaaaaagtaaaatcccccaaaaattaaataattaaaaatgacagcagcctAAAAAGTCAAAAggtgatgtaaatcgtaatttccgccagaaaatcaaagccattcttttcccgtccgctacgttgaaattccgtcagttttgacggaatttccgtccagttggcaacactgtgcaCAGTAACTTAAAGCCATGAGTACTGTAGATTATATACACGTTGAACCGTAAGCAATATCATTAATTtctgggggttattctttgagatatttcaaacaaaaaaagtataatataattttgctcgtttttgcttccttttcgagttaaaaattgttttatatgaaacatttcatagtctggtttgggaaagccattaatttaattccagaTATGCACAGCCAATTTAAGAcagcattgtattatgataatagataactgaaataattttagttttgttctttaattctacagaaatttgatccaaacaaatataacattataacattcctttttagaacaaaaagtttattcagatcaaatttatgcacattttatttatttaactagctagcgagtacaaattaaatttataaaacaaaaatgtttctcgccacaaccgtaagagccaggttcgtgtacggtgtggtcttagccaataataaaacataaaatttacaaggacagtttactaaatacagtaagtaatttagttcaaaccaataaataacacacaagagcaagaaaaaaaaagagagagaggagaaaaagagagaaaaatacacatttaatataaactgacaatcagacagaaaccagtgatattcaataaaacattaatacagtcgacagaaatagaagataaaaaatacatttgttaatattatatataatgaataattttataaatttcttttttaaaagctttaattttaaaatatttcaaatttggaaaatggtttgtaattttaatataaagtcttgggccgaaagtagcaccatgtttaaggatttaaaggataaaactaaaattcttcctataaatttattataacaatacactgttctcttaaatcgACTGAGCATGGGGCCTATTGTGAATTATCAAAACATACTATGaactatttcatataaaataatttttatctcgaaaaggaagcaaaaactaagaaaattgtgaggaacttttttgtttgaaatatctcaaactaTAACCTccagaaattaattacattacttacggttcagcctATATTCATTGTGTTTCGTCTTTCTTTAAGTTTCTACAAGTATAGGTGAAATGaattatactgcgtgttcagttcaatgTGTATCatagctcgctgtatgccgtcatgtggctagccgatgagcctagagaattcaatcttcctacacttccgcagaggcgtgttacctatgtgccagagaagttgcctagcaagtacggcgttcattctgaagagtacttaccgatacgtatggtaacggcagtagtggcaggaatgtgaactgtttggaaacacgtactgaggcgagtttttttctttatggggagagggttaagacgattacttaggtacgtatttgttgacattaacttcgacggttaacatggacacggagcatttgatttgtgttgtggaatgttgccgttaccgatgataataaataccctgcgtacgatttgcccgcgcaaaatacagttcgaaagaggttatggtagcacacaagccgtacagaccgccatcatttgctacgacgttcaatttataccgtacacgttttcaagttcacattgaacgccttgaataagaGGCAACTTATCTAACATaagagctgaaactcgcttcaaattgctgactcacaacagtgacgtcatgacacactttgaaatgaacacccagtagaaccgCGAATAATGGGCGATGACAGGAGAAGTATGAGATGAGGCGACTACATCTCAGTCCATTTAAATATCTCGCAAATCTATACAAGACCCGTTGAGAGTAGTTAGTTCTGTAGATGATAGGTTTTGCAGTACAAGTTTTCTCATGTAATTTAGAAATTGAATAATTTATCCGTTTTAACAGTAAAAACAAAACTATAGACAACAAATTCTGAATCACAGAAACATCTGAATATCCCTTCTTGCCAAACCCATTTATATTAACAGTATCTCTGTTTCCACTACACAATTAAGCGAATTTCCACTGTCGAGCGCGGCTTTCTACTGGGCCCTGTACTTTCGTTTTCGTTCGGCTTCCGGTATGTGTGGTCTTTTCTGAATTCTTATACTCTCTTAATGCATTTAGACGCTGGCGACAGAATTTTTGTTTACTGAATTAATTTGATATGTTTGAAATTGTCACTAGTATTAGGGCCTATCATAAAATGTGTCTCGTAATAATTCTCGTGAATTAACTCGCAAATAAATAGTTTTTACTTGCTGATAGCGCTGTCTTTAAGCTAAAGAACGAGATACTGCTCGCTTCCGTGTATCAAGTCACACTGAAGCAATCCCCTGAGTCACATCGCGGCACCGAGCTCGAGTCGCTAAAGACGGCCATTTTCGCAGTGTCCCTCTCACTCATCTAGTTGAATCGGATTTTATGTTATTAAGAAGCGACGAATGCCATTTATCCAACTGCAAATAAATGATTAATATAACTCTTATAGTTTCCGAGCAGTAAACGTTTCAAATTTGCACATTTTGGTACAACCGAAACACAACCGTACATACTCCCACCAACCACACTTGgaaaaagacgtagttctacgtctaAAGTTTAGTTTTATAATATACGATGGTGTTGAACGGTTTTTGTCGAAAATTAGTCTCTTATGACTTCTTTCCGCGTTATATagataatttttctgttataattGATATGTATGCAGAAATCAATGTGATGTTTATTTACCTGTCATAGCCTAATCAGGAACACAAGCAGCATCTAATAATGGTTTTGTAGGATGCAGTACATCGATTACACAAGTAAACAATCACGTGAATGGAAAACTCACACACAGAATATACATAAACTCCTAAACTGAACTCTGTTATGTATTAAATCTTATCTTCTATTGGCGGAAGAAACGCACTTAAAATGCTATATTTTGCATATAACTTTCACTCTACAATgattatggattaatattctggacaACTTCACCTGAAGCCTAAAAGTGTAATTAATTCACAAAGGATAATGAGAAGTGCGCATAAAAGAACTTCACATTAAGATATATtccgaaatatataaatattgctTTTTCTTGCTGATACTAGGACACTTTTTCTCTGacgatgttttatattaaaaaccaagTTACATTTAGTTCTACTCAAACATTCAGAATTTTGTTACAAGACACAAGTCAGCTTTCCATAATTAGTCTCTATTAGCCTCAGAAAAGGACATGTATCGCTAATTATGGTCTTCAATACACCGCCTAATTTTTTCAAAGCTTTGAAGGGCAAAGAAAAAAAGGTTCAATGAAGAATTAATAAGATTTTTGTATATCTACGGTATACCTTCTTtccaattgatgaattgtttatgcttgtagtagtaatagtagatggatttattatgcaatattattcatacagatgtactatattatcagactTTTCTCTTAAATACAAAGCACGGGTcatttgaccgtacgtgctgagTTTATACttgtaaataattgaattaatctgcttactatgtCTATATGCATGGCTATAAGTGATAATTTTGCTTCACCATAGCAGGGTGGGCCAAAGAAACGGGatatttttaaatagtgaaatgaaactttagataatgtattaaattaacttttattacatgaaaatatAGAATTATAGAATATAGTATACCATTTGGATGTAACCACTAATTACTGAAAATGACAACATTGAAATGCCCGCCACTAACGTGCATACAATCTTGTAATCGCTCTTTGAAGTTTCTCGTTAAGCTTTGGAACATTTCAACTGttatgtttgaaatttcttcacgATTTACTGTTTTCAGCTATTCAATGTTTCACGGCTTCTTTGCGTATAGGTCTACCTTAACTTTTAGATACCTCCATAGAAAGAAATCACTTGCACTTAATCGGGGGATCGTGCTGGCCAAGGAATGTCTCCATTTCTCGATATGACATAATTCCCAAACAAATTTCGCATTTCCATCATAGAAATGGCTACAGTAtatgctgttacacagtctaactGAAACCAAGTTGATATGTTGATACGAAAATTTATTCTTTTCAATTGACCCCTTAAAAAAATTGGAATCATCATATAACGAGGTACATTAACAGTTTGCGCACGACCACTGACACTTTTTTTCTTTACCTCGAGGTTTCTCCTTTATGATGAACATGTTTCTTCTAAATTGCGAACCCAGGTTTTAATCGTATGTGAAGAGGGCACAGGATCATGATGACGAAGTTGAAAATGGCAGTAAAGCTCCCTATGAGCAGCTTCTACTCATTGACCATTTAGATAATACGAGTAAGATTTTACAGCAAATCCTCGTTGCTCAACAGTCCAATGCTCCATGCTTAATAAATTGCAACAATCAGACTAAACAATGACAATGAATCTAAGCCTACTAAAATAATCCATGCACtacaaaacaacaaaattaaaatctcctGTTTCTTTGGCCCGTCTTGTAGAATTCGTATTGTTTTCTATTGCTGAACTAAAATTTTACAACTTTTCAGATTAACCCTCAACACTGCATTCCAACAATCGTTGACAACGGATTCAGCCATTGGGAAAGGTACTGTAATCAACAGTCTCTTATCTTAAACCTTATGTAAGaccttatatttatatatttaatatttcttaaatataaaTCTTTAAcgaatgtcatttatactcaTTTATACAGTAGTTCATATCTCCTAAGACtgagataggcctatgtattttaatcGTACACATTTACTGTATGGAACCATGATGTCTGATCTGATTTACTCAGAATAAAAACTGATGTGATATATAGATTCGCATATGCtattatttttgtcactttttgTATAAATACCTACGTTTGTAGTAATTACAGAATTGGTGAGCAATAAATACTATGAAAATTCTCGTATATAATAGATTTAATAAcaaacataattaaattgtaTGAGCTAAGAATGGAAAATTTTGTCacgtataataaataaaaaggtcTGCCGACTTAGCTCTGTGGTAGAGAGTCTGCCTATAgtctagccggcccgggttcgataacGGCAGGGTTAGAGATTTTAgagtaaaatttctatctcggaactaggagagatggcggtgctcaacatctaatcactaaattgtacaccaatatgcctgggttaaatctcaaatctctccccACTGCACTGTGCATGTAGAGAAAACATATGTAATTGttaatagtgattcgtccgtcggacggggacgttaggCCTGGCAGCCccattggtgctattcgacaggagtaggctacgtgccgctACCGAGTTaccccttctctcttcctcataTTGATAATTATCCTCATCCATCCCCTACACTACACTTCCtaatacactcaccctagtacacgaaatAATTTCCCCAATGATAAACATCATGCATAGCTtagtccgccgaagtggtgtgcaacttgaaaaacaGGTCGCAGTCCTgctatctatccgcaatatgcggaacccgaatcacgtaagtgaagtgggtaggcattgaatACGCTTACATACATAAAAAAGCATCCCAATTTAAAGCAAAATCCCTTTCTACTCCTGACTATGCTTGAACAAGTAACTGTACATACTGTCTCTcttgattttattgataattaggACGAACGTACAGATTGGTAATaacattacattaataataataataataataataataataataataataatgggattgTTATATTCATTACGCACTAAGTTACTGAAAATTGAAACTGTGATTCTGTATTTCAGTCGCGCCATCATCACATACCTCGCAAGCCAGTATGGAAAGGACGATTCATTGTATCCGAAGGATTTGAAGAAGCGCGCTATTGTGGACCAGAGGCTGTATTTCGATATAGCCACGTTCTTTCCCGGGATAAGGCAGTATTTCGTAAGTAACAACAAGAAAACTCTGGAATGTAATAGTTCGAACTTCCAAAAACATatttcttgaaatataaaatatgaaatgctACTCTGCGGGTGTCCTTGCAAACTGTCAttattcattttcaatttgtgGAGTTATCGATTGAATTTTAAAGTGAACTTATATTTTTATCACATTCTGATTTCACGCAAgatataaatacattttgtaGAAAACGTTTTTATAAACTGtttaacagaattaaaaaaaaagattagtacacgataatattaacatactgggattctgccaacatggaaCTCTTATTCGGGATACTAGACGCCATgcaatacgagaacttattgctaaaagtcttccttccttctacgaggttcaccaagaagtcaactgccttgcaaaagatggaagttctcggcgagttgacatcattgccattgatagaagaaatgacagagcaattatcatcgatcccaccgtgcgctttgaaactgcagttgaacaacctgtagcagtacatgaagaaaagaagaccatctatgaccctacaattcaatactaTAGAcaatcatatacaaggacagattgaagtatttggcctattgttcggagcaagtgGAACAATTCcataattctcagttgaatgttttaagtcttttggaattcctttaaatattttgaaaattattgctatagacgtaatgaaatattctgttcagattttacggaatcacctgtacacctaaatttccttatattctatttgattactaataattattcaataaaagcactttcccaagggtagcttccatttgaaaataaacatagtaaatagtgataacgcaaatgtttattttattttatttgtttagtatgctgtgtcttttggcaaccctaactaaagggcagctacccttgtgggatttatatatatatatatatatatatatatatatatatatatatatatatatatatatatatatacacacacacatatacctTAGTTTTATTCGTCTTTCACTTAAATACAGTTTATTCATACTGTAAGTGCAGAAGCCACattttttgtttacctttcacatACATGCTCTTGTCTGTTTATTTCATTGAGTGCTATTTCTAACTTACtcctacataattattatttagactTAAACTTTCTGGCATCCCAGTTCCAAAGGAAAAGGAATATTGACGTTTGTGGATAAGTTACTTGTCTTGTAGATCCTTAAGAAATTCCTGTCTGCTGTGCTAGACAGCTAAAGATTTTTTAGGGCTATATTAAAATACAGTTCCTATTTCATCAAGTTTTTATTCTGTGAGCACATGACGTCTTCGTTTTCTTTTCCGGTTGGTCACAGAACTTATTTCATTAGagttattgaaagaaataatagaatCAAATCATTTCGCGAAAATAGTTAgcagttataaaatatgtattagtaTGCTGTTGAAATACATAGTCACAATGAATCAGTCTAAGTTACTAAAACtgaatttcatattttcagtGGCAAATTTAGGCTAATATGTGTGGATGTATTccataaaaagaaaatacaaactGATGATTTTTGTgtataactataataaaataagagTAATGATACTTTCTCTCTAAATTGACACTTTTCAATTGAGTAAACccttaaaattttggaaattttaaatcgGTGACTTACACTGACTCACATCTGTGCAGCTCAATAAGTGAATGACAAACATTTTTATTCTCCACTTGATATCCAGATTTTGTTAAAGTAATTAGATTGAATTTAAATTGCAGAAAATACAAATTGATGGAGGTAAACCTGACGCAGAAGATATTACGAAATTCGAGAATGTGTACGAAGTATTAGACAAAATCCTCGAAGGTCAAGAATGGGTTGCAGGAAGCAACATCACCGTAGCTGATTATTCAATCGTAGTGAGTGTATCGTGTACGGAGGTAAGTGCCAACCAACACGTGTATTTAGATTGTttacattaattttcttcttcaagcaaattataaattaaattcaaattaaatgtTAATCTGCATTATAGAAACTTTTGAAAACATTTTACAAACATTTGTATATGCCTATGTACGATTTCATTGGTATTATAGCAAAAACACTTTTTAATTTAACCCATTTGCATCCAAATATAATTGTTCTGTTTCGGCTAAACAGATCATTAAACATTTTGATTATAGAATTTTTAGGACTTATTCTGCTTAAGGTGAATTTAGGGAACTCCCCACTTCTCCAGCAGAAGTAGATTGGTGTAATCTGCACTCTGCAACGTTAATAAACaatcagtttcttcttagtcactgAGCAGCCAATTTATTTCCTCTTCCTTATGTCTCAGCATTATTCTATTTTCATCTGGGGGTTTAAATGTAGACGTTAGTACATGACCCTCTTTAGAGAAGTACGAGGTACTTCCAGTTCACGTGATACACTCCTGATAAATTTCTGCAGGATACGAACGAAGGTAACTTTCACTTCTTCTTCTCGCTCTTCGGAAATACGTCGAACTCCGTGTTGTTTCTTCACATTGGCTGTAGCTATAGAacatccgacaaggaaaactcagtgcacaGAAACCAGCGGGAGTGACTGTCTCGCGcaaatgacgtatgctcccgttcccacgCTCTCACGCCTACATTAGAAGGGTAaaaggggtatagcatgcgcgttGTATCCCCCatgcaaagaaaaatattccATATACATATTTAGTAGCACAGCGTGCCTGAaacaatattccttctttacattATGTACACACATGACATAATTTCTACGTAATATGCATCTCCATATGCTGATAGGCTTTTATGATTaccagtaaatcttgaagttttgcaTTCAACTTCGTGTGATTGGAAGACTTGAATATTCTGCCATGTTAAAAACTTCTTACTAAACCGCACAACTCCGCTGCAAACGTTagcacgtaatgaaactgcttctctactgtgaatattgctgtaatgtagttTCGAAAGTCACCCATCCACAGTTATGGACATACTGTGAGCTGTTTATTTGAACGAGTATAGTACACACAGCAGACAACTAGTGAGATGATCTATATGAGTGGCTGCACACAACTTGAAATCTATGTTTTgttacgaatatatatatatatatatatatatatatatatatatatatatatatatatatatatactgggtgtgttcatttcaaagtgtgtcatgacgtcactgttgtgagtcagcgatttgaagcgagtttcagcttttatgagaacgtgtacggtataacttgaacgtagcaacagatggcggtctgtaaagtctgtgtgctctCATAacctgtgttttgcgcgggcaagtcgtacgcagggtatttgttatcattagTTGCGTACGGTAACTTTCcgcaatacaaatcaaatgctctgtgtccatgttgaccgtcgaagttaatatcagcaaatacgtaagtaatcgtctcaaccttctccccatattccgacagtaagaaaaaaattcacctcagtacgtgtttccaaacagttcacattcctgccactaccgtacgtatcggtaagtacgcttcagaatgaacgtcgtatttactaggcaacttctctggcacataggtaatacgcctctgcggaagtgtaggaagatgaattctctaggctcatcaactagccacatgacggcatacagcgagccatgacacactttgaactgaacacgcagtatatatatatatatatatatatatatatatacatatacaaatatttcTATATGgcattaataaaagtgttcaTCTTAGGCGATGGGCTACGACATCAGTAAATACCACAACGTCGCCAGATGGTTTTCGAAGGCGAAGAAGACAATGGTCGGATTCAGCGAAATAGAAGGGAAAGGAaacgaagaaatgaagaaaatgatagAAGCTCGCATTGCGGAACGGAAGTGAACACACTAACAAATTCAAACTTCCACAAAAgtgtaatatttatgtttttaatgtaAACTACTGTATGTACTTTTAATAATCAAAATAGATTCATAAACATACTTACTAAGCCTCTTAGtgtttttttcagttggttatataacgacgctgtatc
This region of Periplaneta americana isolate PAMFEO1 chromosome 13, P.americana_PAMFEO1_priV1, whole genome shotgun sequence genomic DNA includes:
- the LOC138711648 gene encoding uncharacterized protein, yielding MRCHRQKRYKYAVIQRLEIVLRASSEQPVKMTIDLYYSPSGPPSRMVLLLGKDLGLNFNLKRISVRDKEHMTPEFLKINPQHCIPTIVDNGFSHWESRAIITYLASQYGKDDSLYPKDLKKRAIVDQRLYFDIATFFPGIRQYFKIQIDGGKPDAEDITKFENVYEVLDKILEGQEWVAGSNITVADYSIVVSVSCTEAMGYDISKYHNVARWFSKAKKTMVGFSEIEGKGNEEMKKMIEARIAERKSVIQGLETVVGTSSEQLFKMTIDLYYAPASPPCRIVMLLGKDLGLNFNLKSISVRDKENMTPEFLKINPQHCIPTIVDNGLNLWESRAIITYLASQYGKDDSLYPKDLKKRALVDQRLYFDIGTLFPGIRQYFIKQIDGGKPDAEDITKFENVYELLDKFLEGQEWVAGSNITVADYSIVVSVSITEAMGYDISKYHNVARWFSKAKKTMVGFSEIEGKGNEEMKKMIQARIAEQK